The following proteins come from a genomic window of Pseudomonas cichorii:
- the lnt gene encoding apolipoprotein N-acyltransferase → MRWITRPGWPGNLLAVAAGGLTTLALAPFDIWPLALVAVAIFYLGLREPSPRQAFVRGWCYGFGLFGAGTSWIYVSINTYGGASPLLAGLLMLLFISLIALFFALPAWVWARWIRRNEAPLADALAFAALWTAQEAFRGWFLTGFPWLYSGYSQLHGPLAGLAPVGGIWLISFVLALTVALLSNLHRLRARKSFLVAGVVLLLAPWIIGIALKNHAWTSPAGAPLKVAAIQGNIEQSMKWDPKQLNAQLALYRDMTFNSQQADLIVWPETAVPVLKESAEGYLTMMGKFAAQRGSALITGVPVREVTERGESRYYNGITVTGEGDGTYLKQKLVPFGEYVPLQDILRGLIAFFDLPMSDFARGPSDQSMLQAKGYQVAPFICYEVVYPEFAASLAAQSDVLLTISNDTWFGTSIGPLQHLQMAQMRALEAGRWMIRATNNGVTGLIDPFGKITVQIPQFERGVLYGEVVPMQELTPYLHWRSWPLIIVCGLLFGWALLAERIAKTV, encoded by the coding sequence ATGCGCTGGATAACCCGTCCCGGCTGGCCCGGTAATCTGCTGGCCGTGGCGGCTGGCGGACTCACGACCCTGGCCCTGGCGCCCTTCGACATCTGGCCTCTGGCCCTGGTGGCGGTGGCGATTTTCTACCTGGGCCTGCGCGAGCCGAGTCCGCGCCAGGCATTCGTCAGGGGCTGGTGCTACGGCTTCGGCCTGTTCGGCGCAGGCACCAGCTGGATCTACGTCAGCATCAACACCTACGGTGGTGCCTCGCCACTACTGGCCGGCTTGTTGATGCTGTTGTTCATCAGCCTGATCGCCCTGTTCTTTGCCCTGCCCGCCTGGGTCTGGGCACGCTGGATTCGCCGCAATGAAGCGCCGCTGGCCGACGCCCTGGCCTTCGCGGCCTTGTGGACCGCTCAGGAAGCCTTCCGCGGCTGGTTCCTGACCGGCTTCCCGTGGCTGTATTCGGGTTACAGCCAGCTCCATGGTCCGCTGGCCGGCCTGGCACCGGTCGGTGGTATCTGGCTTATCTCCTTCGTACTGGCGCTGACCGTTGCACTGCTGAGCAATCTGCACCGCTTGCGGGCACGCAAGTCCTTCCTGGTAGCAGGCGTCGTGCTGTTGCTGGCACCCTGGATTATCGGTATCGCCCTCAAAAACCACGCCTGGACTTCACCGGCAGGCGCACCGCTGAAAGTCGCGGCGATACAGGGCAACATCGAACAAAGCATGAAGTGGGACCCCAAGCAGTTGAATGCGCAACTGGCGCTTTATCGCGACATGACATTCAACTCGCAGCAGGCCGACCTGATCGTCTGGCCGGAAACAGCTGTGCCGGTGCTCAAGGAGTCGGCGGAAGGTTATCTGACGATGATGGGCAAGTTTGCCGCCCAACGAGGCTCGGCGCTCATTACCGGCGTACCGGTGCGCGAAGTGACCGAGCGCGGCGAGTCCCGTTACTACAACGGCATCACGGTCACTGGGGAAGGTGATGGCACCTATCTGAAGCAGAAGCTTGTTCCGTTTGGCGAATACGTGCCGCTGCAGGACATTCTTCGCGGGCTGATCGCCTTCTTCGATCTGCCAATGTCAGACTTCGCCCGCGGCCCGAGCGACCAGAGCATGCTGCAGGCCAAGGGTTATCAGGTTGCGCCGTTCATTTGCTATGAAGTGGTCTACCCGGAATTCGCGGCCAGCCTTGCGGCACAAAGCGACGTGCTGCTGACCATCAGCAACGACACCTGGTTCGGCACCTCCATTGGCCCGCTGCAACACCTGCAGATGGCACAGATGCGCGCCCTGGAGGCCGGTCGCTGGATGATCCGTGCCACCAACAACGGCGTCACCGGCCTGATCGACCCGTTCGGCAAGATCACCGTGCAGATACCGCAATTTGAACGCGGCGTGCTGTATGGCGAAGTGGTCCCGATGCAGGAACTGACACCCTACCTGCACTGGCGCTCATGGCCGCTGATCATCGTCTGCGGGCTGTTGTTTGGCTGGGCATTGCTGGCGGAGCGAATTGCAAAGACGGTATAG
- a CDS encoding YdcF family protein — MPIRYLLKALLLPPGIFFVLLISAWWLRRTRPRIAAVCFTLGLGGFWLMTLPVVVEWAARGLESEQPLSRQQWSTLAQQADAIVVLGAGRERNDPAWGTDTPTGPGLERLRFAAQLSKASGLPILTTGGLHFGEPPSEAAIMAQSLQDDFGVTVRWQEGLSRTTWENATMTAEVLQPLGIKRVVVVTQAWHMPRSRWSFEEAGFTVVAAPVGFLGSANDQPLGGWVPEAKAFMQNMWLINEALGQLFYRVVY, encoded by the coding sequence ATGCCTATACGTTATCTGCTTAAAGCCCTTCTTCTGCCTCCGGGCATTTTCTTTGTATTGCTGATCAGCGCCTGGTGGCTGCGTCGCACCCGTCCGCGTATCGCGGCTGTGTGTTTCACGCTGGGCCTGGGCGGCTTCTGGCTGATGACCCTGCCTGTGGTGGTGGAGTGGGCTGCGCGGGGGCTTGAAAGCGAGCAGCCCTTGTCGCGCCAGCAGTGGTCGACGCTTGCGCAGCAGGCCGATGCCATTGTGGTGCTTGGGGCAGGGCGCGAGCGCAATGACCCGGCCTGGGGCACGGATACCCCGACGGGGCCCGGACTTGAGCGGTTGCGCTTTGCTGCACAACTGTCGAAGGCTTCAGGGCTGCCGATCCTGACAACCGGTGGCCTGCATTTTGGCGAGCCGCCAAGCGAGGCAGCGATCATGGCTCAATCGCTGCAAGATGACTTCGGTGTCACGGTGCGCTGGCAGGAAGGGCTCAGCCGCACCACCTGGGAGAATGCGACCATGACAGCCGAGGTCTTGCAGCCCTTGGGAATCAAGCGGGTTGTGGTGGTCACTCAGGCATGGCACATGCCTCGCTCACGCTGGAGCTTCGAGGAAGCAGGTTTCACCGTAGTCGCCGCCCCCGTCGGATTCCTGGGAAGCGCCAACGACCAGCCATTGGGTGGCTGGGTACCTGAAGCCAAAGCTTTCATGCAGAACATGTGGTTGATCAATGAAGCGTTGGGGCAGTTGTTTTATAGGGTTGTGTATTGA
- the leuS gene encoding leucine--tRNA ligase, whose protein sequence is MHELYQPREIEAATQAFWEEQKSFEVSEQPGKETFYCLSMFPYPSGKLHMGHVRNYTIGDVISRYQRMQGKNVLQPLGWDAFGMPAENAAIDNNVAPAKWTYENIAYMKDQLKSLGLAIDWSREVTTCKPDYYRWEQWLFTRLFEKGVIYRKNGTVNWDPIDQTVLANEQVIDGRGWRSGALIEKREIPMYYFKITAYADELLQSLDELPGWPEQVKTMQRNWIGKSRGMEVQFPYHEASIGEAGALKVFTTRPDTLMGATYVAVAAEHPLATQAAQGNAELQAFIDECKGGSVAEADVATQEKKGLPTSLFVEHPLTGEKLPVWVANYVLMHYGDGAVMAVPAHDERDYEFATKYNLPIKAVVRTSAGDETPAPWQEAYGEHGVLINSGEFDGLDFQGAFDAIEAALLKKNLGQSRTQFRLRDWGISRQRYWGCPIPIVHCATCGDVPVPEDQLPVVLPEDVVPDGAGSPLARMPEFYECSCPKCGAPAKRETDTMDTFVESSWYYARYASPHYEGGLVEPNAAKHWLPVDQYIGGIEHAILHLLYARFFHKLMRDEGLVTSNEPFKNLLTQGMVNAETYFRMETSGKKTWINPADVTLERDAKAKVISAVLTSDGLPVEIGGTEKMSKSKKNGIDPQTMIDQYGADTCRLFMMFASPPDMSLEWSDSGVEGSHRFLRRVWRLAQAHVGQGLPGSLDLATLSDDQKAIRRSIHQAIKQASQDIGQNQKFNTAVAQVMTLMNVLEKVPQATAEDRALLQEGLETVALLLAPITPHISHELWKQLGHDNAVIDAGWPVLDESALVQDSLQLVIQVNGKLRGQIEMPASASREEVEAAARVNENVLRFIDGLTIRKVIVVPGKLVNIVAS, encoded by the coding sequence ATGCACGAACTCTATCAGCCCCGCGAAATCGAAGCCGCCACCCAAGCCTTTTGGGAAGAGCAAAAGTCTTTTGAAGTCAGTGAGCAGCCAGGTAAGGAAACATTCTACTGCCTGTCGATGTTCCCTTATCCGAGCGGCAAGCTGCACATGGGTCATGTGCGCAACTACACCATTGGCGACGTGATCTCTCGCTACCAGCGCATGCAGGGCAAGAACGTCCTGCAGCCCCTGGGCTGGGATGCTTTCGGCATGCCTGCGGAAAACGCCGCAATCGACAACAATGTCGCGCCGGCCAAGTGGACTTACGAAAACATCGCTTACATGAAGGACCAGCTCAAGAGCCTGGGCCTGGCCATCGACTGGTCCCGTGAAGTGACCACCTGCAAGCCAGACTACTACCGCTGGGAACAATGGCTGTTCACTCGCCTGTTCGAGAAAGGTGTCATCTACCGCAAGAACGGCACCGTCAACTGGGACCCGATCGACCAGACCGTACTGGCCAACGAGCAGGTCATCGACGGCCGTGGCTGGCGTTCGGGCGCGCTGATCGAGAAGCGCGAAATCCCGATGTACTACTTCAAGATCACGGCCTACGCCGATGAGCTGCTGCAAAGCCTCGACGAGTTGCCGGGCTGGCCTGAACAGGTCAAGACCATGCAACGCAACTGGATCGGCAAGTCCCGTGGCATGGAAGTCCAGTTCCCTTACCACGAAGCCTCCATTGGCGAAGCCGGCGCGCTGAAAGTCTTCACCACACGCCCCGACACCTTGATGGGCGCCACCTACGTGGCCGTGGCCGCCGAGCATCCGCTGGCGACCCAGGCAGCCCAAGGCAATGCCGAGCTGCAAGCGTTCATCGATGAGTGCAAGGGCGGCAGCGTTGCCGAAGCCGACGTCGCCACCCAGGAAAAGAAAGGCCTGCCGACCTCGCTGTTCGTCGAGCATCCACTGACCGGTGAAAAGCTGCCGGTGTGGGTCGCCAACTACGTGCTGATGCACTACGGCGACGGCGCGGTCATGGCCGTACCGGCTCACGACGAGCGCGATTACGAGTTCGCCACCAAGTACAACCTGCCGATCAAGGCCGTTGTGCGTACCAGCGCGGGCGACGAAACCCCGGCACCATGGCAGGAAGCCTACGGCGAGCATGGCGTGCTGATCAATTCCGGCGAATTCGACGGCCTGGATTTCCAGGGCGCGTTCGACGCCATCGAAGCCGCCCTTCTCAAGAAAAACCTGGGCCAGTCCCGCACTCAGTTCCGCCTGCGCGACTGGGGCATCAGCCGCCAGCGCTACTGGGGCTGCCCGATCCCGATCGTCCACTGCGCCACGTGCGGCGACGTACCGGTTCCGGAAGATCAACTGCCGGTCGTACTGCCGGAAGACGTCGTACCCGACGGTGCAGGCTCGCCACTGGCGCGCATGCCTGAGTTCTACGAGTGCAGTTGCCCGAAATGTGGCGCACCGGCCAAGCGTGAAACCGACACCATGGACACCTTCGTGGAATCGTCCTGGTACTACGCACGTTACGCTTCCCCGCACTACGAAGGTGGCCTGGTCGAGCCGAACGCTGCCAAACACTGGCTGCCGGTGGATCAATACATCGGCGGTATCGAACACGCAATCCTGCACCTGCTCTATGCGCGCTTCTTCCACAAACTGATGCGCGATGAAGGTCTGGTAACGTCCAACGAGCCGTTCAAGAACCTGCTGACTCAAGGCATGGTCAACGCCGAAACCTACTTCCGCATGGAAACCAGCGGCAAGAAGACCTGGATCAACCCTGCCGATGTAACCCTGGAGCGTGACGCCAAGGCCAAGGTCATCAGTGCAGTCCTGACCAGCGACGGCCTGCCAGTGGAAATCGGTGGCACCGAAAAGATGTCGAAGTCGAAGAAAAACGGCATCGACCCGCAAACCATGATCGATCAGTACGGCGCCGACACCTGCCGTCTGTTCATGATGTTCGCCTCGCCGCCTGACATGAGCCTGGAGTGGTCCGACTCCGGCGTCGAAGGTTCGCACCGCTTCCTTCGCCGCGTATGGCGTCTGGCTCAGGCCCACGTCGGCCAGGGCCTGCCGGGCAGCCTTGATCTGGCAACCCTGAGCGATGACCAGAAGGCCATCCGCCGCTCCATTCATCAGGCGATCAAGCAGGCGAGCCAGGATATTGGTCAGAACCAGAAATTCAACACGGCCGTCGCCCAGGTGATGACCTTGATGAACGTGCTGGAAAAGGTCCCTCAGGCTACTGCCGAGGATCGCGCACTGCTTCAGGAAGGTCTGGAAACCGTCGCCCTGCTGCTGGCACCGATCACGCCGCACATCAGCCACGAGCTGTGGAAACAGTTGGGGCATGACAACGCGGTTATCGATGCCGGCTGGCCGGTTCTGGACGAAAGCGCACTGGTACAGGACAGCCTGCAACTGGTGATTCAGGTCAACGGCAAGCTGCGTGGCCAGATCGAAATGCCGGCCAGCGCCAGCCGCGAAGAAGTCGAAGCCGCTGCACGGGTCAACGAAAACGTGCTGCGCTTCATTGATGGCCTGACGATCCGCAAAGTAATCGTCGTGCCGGGCAAGCTGGTCAATATCGTCGCAAGCTGA
- a CDS encoding LPS-assembly lipoprotein LptE codes for MIKRNLLVMGLAVLLSACGFQLRGTGTNELAIKELDLSARNQYGETVTQLNRTLTNSGVKIYTGAPYKLILTNESETQRTASYSGSGRSAEYQLTVTLNYEMRGEKDLVLLGDKVSVEKIYNHDGNNLTASDNEAQQVRNEMRSELVQKMMARLQQLTPERLEQLQKKANDVAKAEADALEAAQRVRDETPQQSPLEIPAR; via the coding sequence ATGATCAAACGCAATTTGCTGGTGATGGGCCTGGCGGTGTTGTTGAGTGCCTGTGGCTTCCAGCTGCGTGGCACCGGCACCAACGAGCTGGCGATCAAGGAACTGGATCTGAGTGCACGCAATCAGTACGGCGAAACAGTCACCCAGCTCAATCGCACACTGACCAACTCGGGCGTCAAGATCTACACCGGCGCGCCCTACAAGCTGATCCTGACCAACGAATCCGAAACACAGCGCACTGCCAGCTATTCGGGCTCCGGTCGCTCGGCCGAGTACCAGTTAACCGTTACGCTCAACTACGAAATGCGTGGCGAGAAAGACCTCGTCCTGCTTGGCGATAAAGTCAGCGTAGAGAAAATCTACAACCATGACGGCAACAACCTGACCGCTTCGGATAACGAAGCCCAGCAAGTGCGCAATGAAATGCGTAGCGAGCTGGTCCAGAAGATGATGGCTCGCTTGCAACAATTGACCCCGGAGCGTCTGGAGCAACTGCAGAAGAAAGCCAACGATGTTGCCAAGGCTGAAGCGGACGCCCTGGAAGCGGCCCAGCGGGTACGCGACGAGACGCCTCAGCAGTCGCCTCTCGAAATACCAGCCAGGTAA
- the holA gene encoding DNA polymerase III subunit delta, with product MKLAPAQLSKHLQGALAPVYVISGDDPLLCQEAADAIRTAARQQGFDERQVFSADASFDWGTLLQAGASMSLFAERRLLELRLPSGKPGDKGAAALMEYCANPAEDTLLLISLPKLDGSAQKTKWGKALIEGPQTQFLQIWPVDIGQLPQWIRQRLSQAGLSATQDAVELIAARVEGNLLAAAQEVEKLKLMAEEGQITVDTVQAAVADSARFDVFGLTDAVLNGEAAHALRILEGLRGEGVETPVILWALTRELRVLANMSLQYSQGIPLDKVFSSARPPIWDKRKPLMSKALQRYSAKRWAQLLMDAQRIDAQIKGQAAGSPWSSLSRLALLMAGQKLPLPAE from the coding sequence ATGAAACTCGCCCCCGCCCAACTCAGCAAGCATCTGCAAGGCGCGCTCGCGCCTGTGTATGTCATCAGCGGCGACGATCCGCTGCTCTGCCAGGAGGCTGCCGACGCCATCCGCACGGCCGCCCGCCAGCAAGGTTTCGACGAACGCCAGGTATTCAGCGCCGATGCCAGCTTTGACTGGGGCACGCTGCTGCAGGCAGGCGCCAGCATGTCGCTGTTCGCTGAACGCCGCCTGCTGGAGCTGCGCCTGCCGTCGGGGAAACCCGGCGACAAAGGCGCTGCCGCGCTGATGGAGTACTGCGCCAACCCAGCCGAAGACACGCTGCTGCTGATCAGCCTGCCCAAGCTGGACGGCAGCGCCCAGAAGACCAAATGGGGCAAGGCGCTGATCGAAGGCCCGCAGACCCAGTTCCTGCAGATCTGGCCGGTGGATATCGGCCAGCTACCGCAATGGATTCGCCAGCGTCTTTCCCAGGCAGGACTGTCTGCCACTCAGGATGCCGTCGAGCTGATTGCCGCCCGTGTCGAAGGCAACCTGCTGGCTGCCGCCCAGGAAGTCGAAAAGCTCAAGCTGATGGCCGAGGAAGGCCAGATCACCGTCGACACCGTGCAGGCGGCCGTGGCTGACAGTGCACGCTTCGATGTTTTCGGCCTGACCGACGCGGTACTCAATGGCGAAGCCGCCCATGCCCTGCGCATTCTGGAAGGACTGCGCGGTGAAGGCGTCGAGACGCCGGTGATTCTCTGGGCGCTGACCCGGGAGCTTCGGGTACTGGCCAACATGTCATTGCAGTATAGCCAGGGCATCCCGCTGGATAAAGTCTTCAGCTCGGCAAGGCCGCCGATCTGGGACAAGCGCAAACCCCTGATGAGCAAAGCCCTGCAACGCTACTCCGCCAAGCGCTGGGCTCAACTGCTGATGGACGCCCAACGCATCGACGCCCAGATCAAAGGCCAGGCCGCCGGTTCACCCTGGAGCAGCCTGAGTCGGTTGGCCCTGTTGATGGCCGGTCAGAAACTGCCGTTGCCTGCTGAGTGA
- the arfA gene encoding alternative ribosome rescue factor ArfA, producing the protein MSKSKRPNKAKSIIAQPLFRSRQERPAKGKGSYRREAFQSKSWEASCFLAA; encoded by the coding sequence ATGAGCAAATCGAAGCGGCCGAACAAGGCCAAGTCCATCATTGCCCAGCCATTGTTCCGCAGTCGTCAGGAACGACCCGCCAAGGGCAAAGGCAGCTACCGCCGAGAAGCCTTCCAGTCTAAAAGCTGGGAGGCTTCTTGCTTTCTGGCTGCGTGA
- a CDS encoding lytic murein transglycosylase has product MPSCFTHPWQLRQLIAASSLIALVACAEKPTAADATPLQASKTLPVAPVAVPTPALVVDENLTIQPAISFAEWQAGFRNQALKAGIRADVFDRAFSGVTPDMSVVKADRSQPEFSRPVWEYLDGAISAARVRKGQALLSQYSTDLQNIEQRYGVDRQALVAVWGMESNFGQFQGSQSVIRSLATLAYEGRRPDFAQSQLLAALEILQQGDITPEKMLGSWAGAMGQTQFIPTTYNTHAVDFNGDGRRDIWNTPADALASTAHYLQSSGWQRGQPWGFEVVLSSDFDYALADASTRKSLTEWQKLGLKLPDGSALPLASSQQQAALLLPAGYRGPAFLVLDNFRAILRYNNSSSYALAISLLSDRFKGAGYIVGNWPRTDLPLSRSERIELQTLLSARKYDAGAPDGIIGANTRKAIRSAQQSFGWPADGYPTHELLNNLRKP; this is encoded by the coding sequence ATGCCTTCTTGTTTTACCCATCCCTGGCAGTTGCGCCAACTCATCGCCGCCTCCAGCCTTATTGCTCTGGTAGCTTGTGCAGAAAAACCCACTGCTGCCGATGCCACCCCTCTTCAAGCCAGCAAGACCCTGCCTGTTGCGCCCGTAGCGGTGCCGACACCGGCTCTGGTCGTGGATGAAAACCTCACCATCCAGCCCGCCATCAGCTTTGCGGAATGGCAGGCTGGCTTTCGCAATCAGGCACTGAAGGCCGGTATTCGCGCAGACGTCTTCGACCGTGCATTCAGCGGCGTGACGCCGGACATGAGCGTGGTGAAGGCCGACCGCAGCCAACCAGAGTTCAGCCGCCCGGTGTGGGAATACCTGGACGGCGCGATTTCTGCCGCACGGGTACGCAAGGGCCAGGCCCTGCTTTCCCAGTACAGCACCGACCTGCAGAACATCGAGCAACGCTATGGCGTCGACCGTCAGGCACTGGTCGCGGTGTGGGGCATGGAGAGTAACTTCGGACAGTTCCAGGGTTCGCAGTCGGTAATCCGCTCCCTGGCCACACTGGCCTATGAAGGCCGTCGCCCGGACTTCGCCCAGAGCCAGTTGCTGGCGGCGCTGGAAATCCTCCAGCAAGGCGATATAACGCCTGAGAAAATGCTTGGCTCATGGGCTGGCGCCATGGGGCAGACCCAGTTCATACCGACCACCTACAACACCCATGCAGTGGACTTCAACGGAGATGGTCGTCGGGATATCTGGAACACACCGGCCGACGCCCTGGCATCCACCGCTCATTACTTGCAAAGCTCGGGATGGCAGCGTGGCCAGCCGTGGGGCTTCGAAGTGGTATTGAGTTCGGATTTCGACTACGCCCTGGCTGACGCTTCGACCCGCAAGAGCCTGACTGAATGGCAAAAGCTTGGCCTGAAGCTTCCCGACGGCTCGGCACTGCCTCTGGCCTCCAGCCAGCAGCAAGCGGCCCTGCTTCTGCCTGCGGGCTATCGCGGCCCGGCCTTCCTGGTGCTGGACAACTTCCGCGCCATTCTGCGCTACAACAACTCGTCGTCCTATGCCCTGGCCATCAGCCTGCTTTCCGACCGCTTCAAAGGGGCCGGTTACATCGTAGGCAACTGGCCTCGTACAGACCTGCCTCTGAGCCGCTCAGAGCGGATCGAGCTGCAGACCCTGCTGTCGGCCCGCAAGTACGATGCAGGCGCACCAGACGGCATTATCGGTGCCAATACCCGCAAGGCGATTCGCAGTGCCCAGCAGTCCTTTGGCTGGCCAGCCGATGGCTATCCGACTCATGAGCTGCTGAACAACCTGCGCAAGCCCTGA